One Hordeum vulgare subsp. vulgare chromosome 4H, MorexV3_pseudomolecules_assembly, whole genome shotgun sequence DNA window includes the following coding sequences:
- the LOC123446299 gene encoding protein FLORAL ORGAN NUMBER2, whose protein sequence is MRNSSLMVRLKVALPSMATVRFLLCLLVAWCCAALVILVPPAHARVGLVGGFGGRDNPAAAGFLHVGSESKQQQQPRGGGGSRYAWWSPPAWNEELRSVPAGPDPLHHHGSPRRPEQEPEHLP, encoded by the exons ATGCGCAACTCAAGTTTGATGGTGCGACTGAAGGTTGCTTTGCCATCCATGGCCACGGTCCGGTTCTTGCTGTGCTTGCTGGTTGCATGGTGTTGCGCGGCTCTCGTCATCCTTGTCCCTCCAGCGCACGCACGTGTTG GGCTGGTGGGTGGGTTCGGCGGTCGCGATAACCCGGCTGCCGCGGGATTTCTCCATGTGGGATCGGAG tccaagcagcagcagcagccgcgcggcggcggcggcagcaggtATGCGTGGTGGTCGCCACCGGCATGGAACGAGGAGCTGCGGTCGGTACCGGCTGGGCCGGACCCGCTGCACCACCACGGCAGCCCGAGGCGGCCGGAGCAGGAGCCAGAGCACCTCCCGTGA
- the LOC123446300 gene encoding extensin-like, with the protein MTPTHPTFLPNPSAPNPPSSPRRGPPPTTSCPVVADHPTPSRTAVACRPPRRVPSCPRGSPSQRRQIPTPHTFPRVHRASHPHLHHAQTRLDLATPCPLIGLWLHEQRGRPGGPATAAPARPLARAPPCLRDPTHRHPGRHRAPHQRPDPGSRTYCPPHRPSIFYHSLPRWGRWEIPLSQSSASHDRIGADDFGKIRRASHRIQAGLSFTSVKRKYDPEWCMTI; encoded by the exons ATGACACCGACCCACCCCACCTTCCTGCCGAATCCAAGCGCCCCCAACCCACCGTCATCGCCCCGCCGCGGCCCGCCGCCCACCACGTCCTGCCCCGTCGTGGCGGACCATCCCACCCCATCTCGCACCGCCGTGGCCTGCCGCCCACCACGTCGTGTCCCGTCGTGTCCCCGCGGCTCGCCGTCCCAACGTCGCCAGATCCCCACCCCGCACACCTTCCCCCGCGTGCACCGTGCCAGCCACCCTCACCTGCACCATGCACAGACCCGACTAGATCTGGCCACCCCCTGCCCCCTCATTGGACTCTGGCTTCACGAGCAACGCGGACGCCCAGGGGGTCCTGCCACCGCAGCCCCGGCCCGGCCCCTGGCCCGCGCGCCACCGTGCCTCCGCGACCCCACTCACCGCCACCCCGGGCGCCATCGCGCTCCTCACCAGCGGCCGGATCCAGGGAGTCGGACATATTGTCCACCCCACCGGCCTTCCATTTTCTACCATTCCCTGCCTCGCTGGGGCCGATGGGAAATCCCTCTTTCACAGAGCTCCGCAAGCCACGACCGCATCGGGGCCGACGATTTCGGCAAGATCCGTCGTGCCTCCCACAGGATCCAAGCGGGGTTGAGCTTCACCAG TGTAAAGAGAAAATATGATCCAGAGTGGTGCATGACGATATGA